A genomic window from Candidatus Bathyarchaeota archaeon includes:
- a CDS encoding ABC transporter ATP-binding protein, which yields MNGIEINAITKRFEDTLAVDNISLNVTKGELFGLLGPNGAGKSTLTKMISGMINPTSGTIKVGDYDIQKHPIKVKENLGVVPQEIVLYDYLNAKENLSFYGRLYGLSGTKLKTRIQELLKFTQLEEKAVKRHVSTYSGGMKRRVNIAAALLHEPEVILLDEPTAGLDPQNKLALWEIIESLKSQGKTIVLTTHMMEEAEELCTRVAIMDHGKIIALGSPNQLVKEIKMENTITIVPDKIESKLIEHVKLISGVQNAYNAYDETEKKETLKVITDCPDDILPEIVSTIVKDGAKVMSVQLSRVTLEDVFIALTGRTLRE from the coding sequence TTGAACGGCATTGAAATAAACGCAATAACTAAACGTTTTGAAGATACACTAGCAGTTGATAACATTTCCCTCAATGTTACTAAAGGAGAATTATTTGGTCTTCTTGGTCCCAACGGAGCAGGTAAATCCACGCTTACAAAAATGATTTCAGGAATGATAAATCCCACGTCAGGAACTATTAAAGTCGGAGATTACGATATTCAAAAACATCCAATTAAAGTCAAAGAAAATCTCGGTGTAGTTCCTCAAGAGATTGTGTTGTATGATTACCTTAATGCAAAAGAGAACCTTTCATTTTATGGAAGACTTTACGGATTATCGGGGACAAAACTCAAAACAAGGATACAGGAACTGCTAAAGTTTACGCAGCTAGAAGAAAAAGCAGTAAAACGTCATGTTTCCACGTATTCCGGAGGAATGAAACGTCGAGTAAACATTGCTGCAGCCTTGTTGCATGAGCCTGAAGTAATATTGTTAGACGAACCAACAGCGGGACTTGATCCACAAAACAAGCTTGCTCTTTGGGAAATTATTGAATCTTTGAAGAGCCAAGGGAAAACCATTGTGTTAACTACTCACATGATGGAAGAAGCCGAAGAATTATGCACCCGCGTTGCAATCATGGACCACGGTAAAATTATTGCTTTGGGTAGCCCAAACCAGTTAGTTAAAGAAATTAAAATGGAGAACACAATAACTATTGTTCCAGACAAGATTGAGTCTAAACTAATTGAGCATGTTAAACTAATTTCGGGAGTACAAAACGCTTATAATGCATATGATGAAACTGAAAAAAAGGAAACATTGAAAGTTATTACCGACTGCCCTGATGACATACTTCCCGAAATAGTGTCAACTATTGTAAAAGATGGGGCAAAAGTCATGTCAGTTCAGTTATCACGCGTAACCCTTGAAGACGTGTTCATTGCACTCACAGGAAGGACTCTAAGGGAGTAA
- a CDS encoding ABC transporter permease encodes MKLKRTINQVAAVAKTDFLGVLRNKTAIFFTLLFPLFFILIIGFTFGQTGTSSTSSIVVGVVNLDNESIEINGKTSINGTIGDTFIEALETANFSVRTFDEYGDRDSNGTAAYEISRGNLGVILVIPANFTETLAFHYVNETGMLIPTKANLEIFVDPTDTTASMIRQQSILGFISGFVKHYQEIIIEYIPVEMQGVVEVLTDPIIVTTSNAEVTENNLQWIDFMVPGTLGLVLLWSGLNHASMTIATERTKGTFQRMIIAPVSPSVVLIGKLISNLALVYMSGFIMLASGVLLFQVNLYWNIPVIILAMFLGSLSAIGIGLIISSVAKNEEAANSIAVIISVPLQFFIGAFFPLEMMPPAAQTFGQALPFTKMVDAMKAIMTRNLGVDVIFPELLYLTVSGIILFAIGTIAYRLALKRL; translated from the coding sequence ATGAAACTTAAAAGAACAATAAATCAAGTGGCGGCAGTTGCAAAAACTGATTTTCTAGGAGTTCTCAGAAACAAAACTGCAATATTTTTCACGTTACTTTTCCCATTATTCTTTATATTAATTATTGGTTTTACCTTTGGACAAACTGGAACAAGCTCCACAAGCAGCATTGTTGTTGGTGTTGTTAACCTTGATAATGAATCAATTGAAATAAACGGAAAAACCTCCATTAACGGCACAATTGGTGACACATTTATTGAAGCCCTTGAAACAGCAAACTTTTCTGTTCGTACTTTTGATGAATACGGGGACAGAGACTCTAACGGGACAGCTGCATATGAAATAAGCAGAGGAAATTTGGGTGTCATTTTGGTGATTCCTGCTAATTTCACTGAAACCTTGGCTTTTCATTACGTTAATGAAACTGGAATGCTAATTCCAACAAAGGCTAATCTGGAAATTTTTGTTGATCCTACTGATACAACGGCATCTATGATACGTCAACAAAGTATTCTCGGGTTTATATCTGGGTTTGTTAAACATTATCAAGAAATTATAATTGAGTACATTCCAGTTGAGATGCAAGGGGTTGTTGAAGTTCTTACAGACCCCATCATTGTTACAACAAGTAACGCAGAAGTCACTGAAAATAATCTACAATGGATCGACTTCATGGTTCCAGGAACACTGGGTCTTGTCCTTTTATGGAGTGGACTAAATCATGCTTCAATGACCATTGCAACTGAACGCACCAAAGGAACATTCCAAAGAATGATTATCGCTCCTGTGTCGCCATCAGTTGTTTTGATTGGAAAATTAATCTCAAACTTGGCTTTAGTTTACATGTCTGGATTTATTATGCTCGCCAGTGGAGTTCTACTGTTTCAGGTTAATCTTTACTGGAACATTCCAGTAATCATCTTGGCAATGTTTTTGGGTTCCCTTTCTGCCATAGGTATTGGTCTTATCATTTCCTCTGTTGCTAAAAATGAAGAGGCAGCAAACTCAATTGCAGTAATAATTAGTGTTCCATTACAGTTCTTCATTGGAGCGTTCTTCCCCTTAGAAATGATGCCCCCTGCCGCACAAACATTCGGTCAAGCACTACCCTTTACAAAAATGGTTGATGCAATGAAAGCCATAATGACAAGAAATCTTGGTGTCGACGTAATTTTTCCAGAATTGCTGTACCTAACTGTTTCCGGAATAATATTGTTTGCAATAGGAACAATAGCATACAGATTGGCATTAAAGCGCCTATAA
- a CDS encoding NifU family protein, translated as MKEQVAQCLEEVRPQLQADGGDIELVDVEKGTVKVKLKGACNGCPMSAMTMQWGVENCIKKRVPEIKKVEVVQ; from the coding sequence ATCAAAGAACAAGTTGCACAATGTCTTGAAGAAGTAAGACCACAACTGCAAGCAGACGGCGGAGACATAGAACTCGTAGACGTAGAAAAGGGAACCGTAAAAGTAAAACTCAAAGGTGCATGTAACGGATGCCCAATGTCAGCAATGACAATGCAATGGGGCGTCGAGAACTGCATAAAAAAACGAGTGCCTGAAATCAAGAAAGTTGAAGTAGTCCAATAA
- a CDS encoding winged helix-turn-helix transcriptional regulator: MKKGLSETCYKFFVNLANPARLAILEQLMKKPMSVNELADAIGQEQSMVSHNLKPLLECNFVYIEPEGKKRIYSVNKETVGTLFSAVENHAKKFCPTGGKCHLNQK, encoded by the coding sequence ATGAAAAAAGGGTTAAGTGAAACATGCTACAAGTTCTTTGTTAACTTGGCAAATCCTGCCCGGTTAGCAATATTGGAACAACTGATGAAAAAACCAATGAGTGTAAACGAGCTCGCTGACGCTATCGGGCAAGAACAAAGCATGGTTTCACACAACCTTAAACCCCTTCTTGAGTGCAACTTTGTTTACATCGAACCTGAGGGCAAAAAACGCATCTATTCAGTTAACAAAGAAACCGTTGGAACACTTTTTAGCGCAGTTGAAAACCACGCCAAAAAATTTTGCCCAACAGGAGGAAAATGTCACTTAAATCAAAAATAA
- the hcp gene encoding hydroxylamine reductase has protein sequence MFCYQCEQTANEKGCTQHGVCGKSPEVAALQDLLIYALKGLSQVALEAKKQKLPTDTADSFTCKALFSTLTNVNFDSTRFLTLIKKTTKIRDDLKQELKNIGLTISYEGPANFVPKNTVAELVEQGKLVGVQSDPTTNPDIQSLRQILTYGIKGVAAYADHALILGQKDPEVFTFIYEALVATLDDSLTVDDLVGLVLKCGKINLRAMELLDAGNTGTYGHPVPTKVPLGTKKGKAILVSGHDLKDLEEILKQTEGKGIYVYTHGEMLPAHGYPELKKYSHFHGHYGTAWQNQQKEFKTFPGAILMTTNCLQRPAQSYADNIFTTGLVGWENVTHIADKDFSSVIEKALEMDGFQEDTNGKSVTVGFARNTILSVADKVVDAVKTKKLRHILLVGGCDGAKPGRNYFTELVEMTPPDTIVLTLACGKFRFFDKDLGTLGDLPRLLDVGQCNDAYSAIKVAVALADAFGVGVNELPLSLVLSWYEQKAVAILLTLLYLGIKNIRLGPSLPAFVSPNVLDVLVKNFNIMPITTAEKDLKAILG, from the coding sequence ATGTTTTGTTACCAATGCGAACAAACCGCCAACGAAAAAGGCTGCACACAGCATGGCGTTTGTGGAAAAAGTCCTGAGGTAGCAGCCCTCCAAGACCTTTTAATCTATGCTTTAAAGGGTCTCTCACAAGTTGCACTTGAGGCAAAAAAACAAAAATTACCAACCGACACTGCAGACTCATTCACTTGTAAAGCACTTTTTTCTACCCTAACAAACGTAAATTTTGATTCTACCCGTTTTCTAACCTTGATCAAAAAAACTACGAAAATACGTGATGACCTAAAACAAGAACTAAAAAACATAGGATTAACAATTTCTTATGAAGGACCCGCAAATTTTGTTCCAAAAAACACTGTAGCGGAACTAGTTGAACAAGGTAAATTAGTTGGAGTACAATCTGACCCAACAACCAATCCTGATATTCAATCTCTTAGACAAATTCTAACTTACGGAATCAAAGGAGTAGCAGCATACGCTGATCATGCCCTAATTCTTGGACAAAAAGACCCTGAAGTTTTCACTTTCATTTACGAGGCACTTGTTGCTACTTTAGATGACTCTCTAACGGTTGATGATCTTGTTGGGTTGGTTTTAAAATGTGGAAAAATTAACTTACGAGCAATGGAACTTTTAGATGCAGGGAATACAGGAACTTATGGTCATCCTGTTCCGACAAAAGTTCCCCTTGGAACAAAAAAGGGCAAAGCAATTCTCGTTTCGGGTCATGATCTGAAAGATTTAGAAGAAATTCTCAAACAAACTGAAGGTAAAGGAATCTACGTTTATACCCATGGCGAAATGCTTCCTGCACACGGTTATCCTGAACTAAAGAAGTATTCACATTTCCATGGTCATTATGGAACCGCATGGCAAAACCAGCAAAAAGAATTCAAAACCTTCCCAGGTGCAATCTTGATGACAACAAACTGTCTTCAACGTCCCGCACAGAGTTATGCCGATAATATTTTCACAACGGGTCTAGTTGGATGGGAAAATGTAACCCATATTGCAGACAAAGACTTCAGTTCAGTAATCGAAAAAGCTCTGGAAATGGATGGGTTCCAAGAAGACACAAATGGAAAAAGTGTAACGGTTGGATTTGCACGCAATACCATCCTAAGTGTAGCAGACAAGGTTGTTGACGCAGTTAAAACCAAAAAACTTCGACACATTCTACTCGTTGGAGGGTGTGACGGCGCAAAACCTGGACGGAACTACTTCACTGAACTGGTTGAAATGACTCCTCCTGACACAATTGTTCTAACCTTAGCGTGTGGAAAATTCAGGTTCTTTGACAAAGACTTAGGCACTCTAGGTGACTTGCCCCGACTGTTGGATGTGGGACAATGCAACGATGCTTATTCTGCAATAAAAGTTGCCGTAGCCCTTGCTGATGCTTTTGGCGTGGGCGTTAATGAACTCCCACTGTCATTGGTGTTATCATGGTATGAACAAAAAGCCGTTGCAATACTGTTGACTTTGCTGTATCTGGGAATTAAGAACATTCGTTTAGGTCCCAGTTTACCTGCTTTTGTTTCTCCTAATGTCTTGGATGTTCTGGTTAAAAACTTCAACATAATGCCAATAACAACTGCAGAGAAAGACCTTAAAGCAATATTAGGATAA
- the glgP gene encoding alpha-glucan family phosphorylase has translation MLRDPVCGMPLTEPKEEFKAEVRGKTYYFCGEYCKRSFLRGKKIAYFSMEIGLENNIPTYSGGLGVLAGDVIKSSADLKIPLVGVTLVSRKGYLKQELNDGKQIEHYDVWDPSGAMNELPNQVELQIQNRTVKVKAWMYDYQSPSGGLVSVLFLDTNVEGNSVEDREITSVLYGGDREYRLKQEIVLGVGGVKILDAAGFNIGKYHMNEGHSSFLTLQLLAENGKDIDNVRDLCIFTTHTPVEAGHDKFSYELVQNMLGDLVSLETLMKLGGDDQLNMTRLALNTSKYVNGVAKRHKEFSLTLFPGYNISAITNGVHSFSWTCKCFRVLLDKYLPGWANEPELLVRIDSIPDEEVWRAHMEAKENLIRYVREKSGVQLAGDVLTLGFARRFTGYKRATLLFSNLKRLEEINKKGKIQVVFAGKAHPKDWMGKRLIEEINELQEKLRDTMKIVYLENYGLEMASLYTSGVDVWLNTPIPPFEASGTSGMKAAHNGVINFSVLDGWWIEGCIEGVTGWAIGPSPKEEMEDAERRRLEITQLYDKLDYLIIPTFYKNRDDWIKLMKNSIGKVAYYFNSHRMMRRYASEAYL, from the coding sequence ATGCTCAGAGACCCCGTTTGTGGAATGCCTTTAACAGAACCCAAAGAAGAATTCAAAGCTGAAGTACGGGGAAAAACATACTATTTTTGTGGAGAATACTGTAAACGATCCTTTTTGCGGGGAAAAAAGATTGCCTATTTTTCAATGGAAATAGGGTTAGAAAACAACATTCCCACATACAGTGGAGGTTTAGGTGTACTAGCTGGCGACGTTATCAAATCAAGTGCAGACCTTAAGATTCCCCTTGTTGGAGTAACTCTTGTTAGCCGAAAAGGATACCTGAAACAGGAACTCAATGATGGGAAACAAATTGAACATTATGACGTTTGGGATCCTTCGGGGGCAATGAACGAGTTACCTAACCAAGTCGAACTACAAATTCAAAACCGAACAGTCAAAGTAAAAGCTTGGATGTACGATTACCAAAGCCCTTCAGGAGGTTTAGTATCTGTTCTGTTTCTTGATACAAATGTTGAAGGCAATTCTGTTGAAGACCGAGAAATTACCTCGGTTCTGTATGGGGGTGACCGAGAATACCGCCTTAAACAAGAAATCGTTTTGGGTGTTGGCGGCGTTAAAATCTTAGATGCAGCAGGATTTAACATTGGAAAATATCACATGAATGAAGGGCATTCGAGTTTTTTGACGTTACAGTTGCTTGCAGAAAATGGCAAAGACATCGATAACGTCCGTGATCTTTGCATATTTACCACTCATACTCCTGTGGAAGCAGGACATGACAAGTTCTCTTATGAGCTAGTTCAAAACATGTTAGGCGACTTGGTTTCTTTGGAAACTTTAATGAAATTAGGTGGTGACGACCAACTTAACATGACTCGTTTAGCCCTTAATACTAGTAAATACGTGAACGGAGTCGCAAAACGGCACAAAGAATTTTCATTAACACTTTTTCCAGGCTATAATATTTCAGCGATTACTAATGGTGTTCATTCTTTTAGTTGGACCTGCAAATGCTTCAGAGTCCTTCTTGATAAATATTTACCAGGCTGGGCAAACGAACCCGAATTGTTGGTCAGGATTGACAGTATCCCTGATGAAGAGGTCTGGCGTGCCCACATGGAAGCAAAAGAAAATTTGATACGATATGTCCGTGAAAAGTCCGGTGTGCAGTTGGCTGGTGATGTTCTTACTTTAGGTTTTGCACGAAGATTTACGGGATACAAAAGGGCAACTTTGTTGTTTTCTAACCTGAAACGGTTGGAAGAAATCAACAAGAAAGGAAAGATTCAGGTAGTTTTTGCAGGTAAAGCACATCCAAAAGATTGGATGGGAAAACGGTTAATTGAAGAAATTAATGAATTACAAGAAAAACTAAGGGACACGATGAAAATCGTTTATCTTGAAAACTATGGTCTTGAAATGGCATCATTGTATACATCAGGCGTGGATGTTTGGTTGAACACTCCAATACCGCCTTTTGAAGCTTCAGGTACAAGTGGAATGAAGGCTGCCCACAATGGGGTAATCAACTTTAGTGTTTTGGATGGATGGTGGATAGAAGGCTGCATCGAAGGCGTTACAGGTTGGGCTATTGGACCATCACCAAAAGAAGAGATGGAAGACGCAGAACGAAGGCGTTTAGAGATTACTCAACTTTATGATAAACTTGATTACCTGATTATTCCAACTTTTTACAAAAATCGGGATGATTGGATAAAATTAATGAAGAATTCAATCGGGAAAGTCGCCTACTACTTTAATAGTCATCGCATGATGCGTAGATACGCATCAGAAGCATATTTATAA
- a CDS encoding alpha-amylase, protein MTDVCLMFEVHQPFRLNRSFHSDLLAKGKATKQDLFDLYFDNSLNRYVFERAARKCYLPSNKIILEQINKNKDAGKPFKVAFGLSGVFLEQCELYEPEIIESFRKLAQTDCVEFMDETYFHSLSSLFDNDRSEFIEQIKMHRKLMTELIGYTPTFIENTELLYNNSIAKTMETMGYQGTVTEGVQQTLGGRNPNYVYKAKDSELRVLLRNYNLSDDIGFRFSSHWWNEYPLTATKYAQWLAGTQGQVIVIFVDYETFGEHHWPETGIHEFLKALPHEVNKWHHLNWRTPTEVIERHEPVGEVDIHEYNTVSWADIERDTSAWIGNPIQNICYESLKELEPLIKGIGDKELIWLWRYLQQSDHLYYMSMKGGGPGDVHNYFSSMGSPVEAFAVYSRILSDLEARVRLELEKPELAAKMLLRRLPSGMGFTFSYEFPLSSGLTVQSVQKFYSELKTINVRAIEFHMEQGDFERWISQVVGDDKLASQIQRISESKKKLKGEPLRKKLLNVLEKRLNELNNITVPKSATLKKQKK, encoded by the coding sequence ATGACTGATGTTTGTTTAATGTTTGAAGTTCATCAGCCGTTCCGGTTGAACAGAAGCTTTCATTCTGATTTGCTTGCTAAAGGTAAAGCTACCAAACAAGACCTTTTTGACTTGTACTTTGATAACAGTTTAAACCGTTACGTTTTCGAACGTGCCGCAAGAAAATGCTACCTGCCCTCAAACAAAATTATTCTTGAACAAATTAACAAAAACAAAGACGCTGGTAAACCTTTCAAGGTAGCATTTGGCTTATCTGGAGTGTTTCTTGAACAATGCGAATTATACGAACCTGAAATTATTGAATCTTTCAGAAAGCTTGCACAAACAGATTGTGTAGAATTCATGGATGAAACTTATTTTCATTCCCTATCTAGCCTATTTGACAATGACCGTTCAGAATTTATTGAACAAATCAAAATGCACCGAAAACTCATGACTGAACTGATTGGTTACACGCCAACTTTTATTGAAAACACTGAATTATTGTACAATAATTCTATCGCAAAAACCATGGAAACAATGGGTTACCAAGGAACAGTAACCGAAGGCGTCCAGCAAACCCTGGGAGGAAGAAACCCAAATTATGTTTACAAAGCTAAAGACTCTGAGCTTCGAGTTTTACTGCGCAATTATAATCTTTCTGATGATATAGGTTTTCGGTTTTCTTCTCACTGGTGGAATGAATATCCCTTAACTGCCACAAAATATGCCCAATGGCTCGCTGGAACACAAGGACAGGTTATAGTAATTTTTGTGGACTACGAAACTTTTGGGGAACACCACTGGCCAGAAACTGGAATTCATGAGTTTTTGAAAGCTTTGCCCCATGAAGTAAATAAATGGCATCATCTGAATTGGAGAACCCCAACAGAAGTCATTGAACGGCATGAGCCAGTTGGAGAAGTGGACATCCATGAATACAACACAGTTTCGTGGGCAGACATAGAACGAGACACGAGTGCATGGATTGGAAATCCCATTCAAAACATTTGTTATGAATCTTTAAAAGAACTTGAACCTTTAATCAAAGGAATTGGAGATAAAGAATTAATCTGGTTATGGCGTTACCTCCAACAAAGTGACCATTTGTATTACATGTCCATGAAAGGTGGAGGACCCGGAGATGTACATAATTATTTCAGTTCCATGGGCAGCCCGGTAGAGGCTTTTGCAGTTTACTCTAGAATTCTGTCCGACCTGGAAGCAAGAGTCCGCCTAGAACTAGAAAAGCCTGAATTGGCCGCAAAAATGCTTCTACGACGACTGCCGTCAGGCATGGGATTTACCTTTTCTTACGAGTTCCCATTATCTTCGGGATTGACTGTGCAAAGTGTTCAAAAATTTTATTCTGAATTAAAAACAATAAACGTGCGTGCCATTGAATTTCATATGGAACAAGGAGACTTCGAACGCTGGATAAGTCAAGTGGTCGGAGATGACAAGTTAGCGTCTCAGATACAACGGATCAGTGAATCAAAGAAAAAATTGAAAGGTGAACCGTTGCGCAAAAAACTTTTGAATGTTCTTGAGAAGAGATTAAATGAACTGAACAATATTACAGTTCCAAAATCTGCAACCTTAAAGAAGCAGAAAAAATGA
- a CDS encoding glycogen debranching enzyme family protein: protein MGLPKLSLGRNILSNLEDALTREWIVTNGLGGYASSTVLGVNTRKYHGLLVASFNPPINRWVTLSKLDETVQIGDKTYDFGANEFHGIMHPKGYLFLSDFSVAPFPTFSYFVQGVSLQKTIFMPYQKNATTIIYKVTNPTDQKVSVFVSPLVNSRHIYQITDKNKIDWNFIQNKNENTVTIQPSNSVSSLILSSSKGSFVEEYWWIEKLFYRVDSSRNESSTEDNYRPGFFQFVVEPNQTKHFHILAVAAETTEQAKSLFSSFGKKNGDIDLLYRQELNRHKGLLNIFQNHNSSLEQKEWLNWIVQAADSFIVERASTQTKSVIAGYPWFEDWGRDALISLPGLTLVTGKFDDAREILLTFGHYCRDGIVPNRFSDKAGDIPLYNTVDATLWFFNAVLQYLKYTGDYEFIKKNLWSTLTNIIENHVNGTIYGIHLDTDGLLAHGSQLTWMDAATVDGFVTPRKGKAVEIQALWYNALKTMQLLASWFNQEEKRKNYSNMAQNTKISFEEKFWNKKGEYLFDVITEDNADSSLRPNQLIAVSLDFPVLESSKRLRVVDVVWKRLWGTFGLKTLPETDSRYHGVYLGDWSHRDNAYHNGTVWPWLLGPFVTAFTKTRDHQAPWRRFALKNFLEPLFQDHLYHAGLGTISEIFDGNEPHKPRGCISQAWSVAEPLRAYVEDIEFIRPKHEKEVLGMLVIGK, encoded by the coding sequence TTGGGGTTACCCAAACTAAGTCTGGGACGAAACATTCTTTCAAACCTTGAGGATGCTTTAACCCGAGAATGGATAGTAACCAACGGGTTAGGGGGATATGCTTCTTCAACCGTTTTGGGAGTTAACACTCGTAAATACCATGGCTTACTTGTTGCATCCTTTAATCCTCCAATAAATCGCTGGGTTACATTGTCGAAACTTGATGAAACTGTCCAGATTGGCGATAAAACATATGATTTCGGGGCAAACGAGTTCCATGGCATCATGCACCCTAAGGGTTACCTGTTTCTTTCGGACTTTTCAGTCGCACCCTTTCCAACTTTCAGTTATTTTGTTCAAGGGGTCAGCCTCCAAAAAACAATATTTATGCCTTACCAAAAAAACGCAACCACAATAATCTACAAGGTTACCAACCCAACTGACCAAAAGGTATCTGTTTTTGTTTCTCCCCTTGTTAATTCGCGTCATATCTACCAGATTACTGACAAAAACAAAATAGATTGGAATTTTATTCAAAACAAAAATGAAAACACGGTAACCATTCAGCCATCAAACTCGGTTTCTTCTCTTATTTTATCTAGTAGTAAAGGTTCTTTTGTTGAGGAATATTGGTGGATTGAAAAACTGTTTTACAGGGTTGATTCTTCACGAAACGAAAGCAGTACAGAAGACAACTACAGACCAGGTTTTTTTCAGTTTGTTGTTGAACCCAACCAAACAAAGCATTTTCATATTCTTGCTGTGGCAGCAGAAACAACTGAACAAGCCAAGAGCCTTTTTTCATCATTTGGTAAAAAAAATGGTGATATTGATTTGTTATATCGCCAAGAATTAAACAGACATAAAGGTTTGTTGAATATATTTCAGAATCACAATTCTAGTTTGGAACAAAAAGAATGGTTAAACTGGATTGTTCAGGCAGCTGACTCTTTTATTGTGGAACGGGCTTCAACCCAAACAAAATCGGTTATTGCAGGTTATCCATGGTTTGAAGATTGGGGTCGAGATGCTCTGATTTCTTTGCCTGGTTTGACATTGGTTACTGGAAAGTTTGATGATGCCCGAGAGATTTTGTTAACTTTTGGTCACTATTGTCGTGATGGAATTGTTCCTAACCGTTTCTCTGACAAGGCAGGAGACATTCCCCTGTATAATACGGTAGATGCAACTTTGTGGTTCTTTAATGCAGTTCTCCAGTACCTAAAATATACTGGAGATTATGAGTTTATTAAAAAAAATCTTTGGAGCACTCTAACAAACATCATTGAGAATCATGTTAACGGAACAATCTATGGCATCCATTTGGACACAGATGGCTTGCTTGCTCACGGTTCCCAACTTACTTGGATGGATGCCGCTACTGTTGACGGTTTTGTGACGCCCCGAAAAGGGAAAGCAGTAGAAATTCAAGCCTTATGGTATAATGCCCTAAAAACAATGCAGCTTTTAGCAAGCTGGTTTAATCAGGAAGAGAAACGAAAAAACTATTCAAACATGGCTCAAAACACAAAAATTAGTTTTGAAGAAAAGTTTTGGAACAAAAAAGGTGAATACCTTTTTGATGTGATAACTGAGGATAATGCAGATTCATCGTTGCGCCCTAACCAGTTGATTGCAGTGTCGTTGGATTTCCCGGTTCTTGAATCTTCAAAAAGATTGCGGGTTGTTGATGTCGTCTGGAAGCGTTTGTGGGGAACTTTTGGTTTGAAAACTCTTCCTGAAACAGATTCTAGATATCATGGCGTCTATCTGGGTGATTGGTCACATCGTGATAACGCTTATCATAATGGAACAGTTTGGCCATGGCTTTTAGGTCCATTTGTTACTGCTTTTACCAAAACTCGGGATCATCAAGCCCCTTGGCGGCGATTTGCTTTAAAGAACTTTTTAGAACCCCTGTTCCAAGATCACCTTTACCACGCGGGTCTGGGAACAATAAGTGAAATATTTGATGGTAACGAACCCCACAAACCCCGTGGCTGTATTTCTCAAGCTTGGAGTGTAGCCGAACCCTTACGAGCATATGTTGAAGACATAGAATTTATTCGTCCAAAGCATGAAAAAGAAGTTTTGGGCATGTTAGTTATCGGTAAATGA
- a CDS encoding DUF89 family protein — translation MNVQLRCISCILNRGYLQIQESTDDRTLQFKVLSEVLRFLTEEFTPTANPADLGTKRDRLIRKMTNKFDVYEQKKKTSNQKALEVLPVAESIVCEETSPELRFRKACLSAIVGNIMEFDLPDNPFKFSDLKCLIQQAEDDLAIDDISKIFEKAKNSKQILYLTDNAGEIALDTLLVKELKNLGANVIVAVKAGPVLNDALLDDAKVVGMDKIADKVMVTGAESVGLFVSECSPEFLDLYRSIDFVVAKGMGHAETLTGVELLVPHALLLRSKCSTVAKHFGVETGKNIAKLLH, via the coding sequence TTGAACGTTCAACTTAGGTGCATTTCTTGTATTCTTAATCGTGGGTATTTGCAGATTCAAGAATCCACGGACGATAGGACTCTTCAGTTTAAGGTTTTGTCTGAAGTTTTACGTTTCTTAACTGAAGAATTTACTCCAACAGCTAATCCCGCAGATTTAGGCACAAAACGGGACCGCTTGATTCGAAAAATGACTAACAAGTTTGACGTTTATGAACAAAAAAAGAAAACCAGTAACCAAAAAGCCCTTGAAGTTTTGCCGGTGGCGGAATCTATTGTTTGTGAGGAAACTTCTCCTGAGTTACGGTTTAGGAAGGCTTGTCTTTCTGCTATTGTAGGCAACATCATGGAGTTTGATTTACCGGATAATCCATTCAAGTTTTCTGACCTTAAGTGTTTGATTCAACAAGCTGAAGACGACTTAGCAATCGATGATATTTCAAAGATTTTTGAGAAAGCAAAGAACTCAAAACAGATTTTGTATTTGACAGACAACGCTGGAGAAATCGCACTAGACACATTATTGGTTAAAGAACTGAAAAATCTTGGTGCAAATGTTATTGTGGCAGTTAAGGCGGGTCCTGTTCTTAACGATGCATTATTAGACGACGCTAAAGTTGTGGGAATGGATAAAATCGCAGACAAGGTTATGGTTACTGGTGCTGAATCAGTAGGATTGTTTGTTTCTGAATGTTCCCCAGAGTTTTTAGACCTTTATCGTTCTATTGATTTTGTTGTTGCCAAGGGCATGGGTCATGCTGAAACACTAACGGGAGTTGAGTTGCTGGTTCCTCATGCTTTGTTGTTGCGCAGTAAATGTAGCACAGTTGCTAAACATTTTGGGGTTGAAACAGGAAAAAACATAGCCAAGTTGCTCCATTAA